The Polymorphobacter megasporae genome window below encodes:
- a CDS encoding prephenate/arogenate dehydrogenase family protein yields the protein MLPFARVSIIGMGLIGSSLARAVRARLPTVRLSVTDADPAVRARVIDLDLADDVADSPGAAVIDADFVILCVPVGAMAGVAASIAADLSPGCVVSDVGSVKGQVLADLTAALPGVAIVPAHPVAGTEKSGPDAGFASLFAGRWCILTPAAGTDPVAIERVRDFWTRLGATVETMDAAHHDLVLAVTSHLPHLIAYSIVGTASDMEAVTRSEVIKYSAGGFRDFTRIAASDPVMWRDVFLSNKDAVLDVLQRFTEDLTALQRAIRWGDGDALEALFTRTRDVRRTIVDAGQDTDDVDFGRPHD from the coding sequence ATGCTCCCTTTCGCCCGCGTCAGCATTATCGGCATGGGCCTCATCGGCTCGTCGCTCGCCCGCGCGGTCCGGGCACGGTTGCCGACCGTCCGGCTCAGCGTCACCGACGCGGACCCCGCCGTTCGCGCGCGGGTGATCGACCTCGACCTCGCCGACGACGTTGCCGACTCGCCCGGGGCAGCGGTGATCGATGCCGACTTCGTCATCCTGTGCGTGCCGGTCGGAGCGATGGCGGGGGTCGCAGCCAGCATCGCCGCCGATCTCAGCCCCGGCTGCGTCGTCTCCGACGTCGGCTCGGTCAAGGGCCAGGTCCTCGCCGACCTCACCGCCGCGCTCCCCGGGGTCGCGATCGTCCCGGCGCACCCGGTCGCGGGCACGGAGAAGTCCGGCCCCGACGCGGGCTTCGCCAGCCTGTTCGCCGGGCGCTGGTGCATCCTCACACCCGCCGCCGGGACCGACCCCGTCGCGATCGAGCGGGTCCGCGATTTCTGGACGCGGCTTGGCGCGACGGTCGAGACGATGGACGCCGCGCACCACGACCTCGTCCTCGCCGTCACCAGCCACCTGCCGCACCTGATCGCTTACTCGATCGTCGGCACCGCGTCGGACATGGAGGCGGTTACCCGTTCCGAAGTCATCAAATATTCGGCGGGCGGCTTCCGCGACTTCACCCGCATCGCCGCCTCCGATCCGGTGATGTGGCGCGACGTCTTCCTGTCGAACAAGGACGCTGTCTTGGACGTCCTCCAGCGCTTCACCGAGGATCTGACCGCGCTCCAGCGCGCGATCCGCTGGGGCGACGGCGATGCGCTCGAGGCGCTGTTCACCCGCACCCGCGACGTCCGGCGCACGATCGTCGATGCGGGTCAGGACACCGACGATGTGGACTTCGGACGCCCCCATGACTGA
- a CDS encoding Hsp33 family molecular chaperone HslO produces MTPAPIPEGVAPVADRVLGFSVGARNVRGRVVRLDAALNAVLAAHDYPAPLATVLGEALVLTALLGATLREDEGQLTLQAQSKGGPVDLLVCDYRAGAVRGYLRHDGSNVEPGLDLHALFGEGHLAITLDPTAAAERYQGIVPLEGASLAEAAEGYFANSEQLPTLIRLAVRWDATTGWVGGGLLVQHLARSEIGGERLSIADMNPDWQHVLALASTMSDDELTDLSLSEETLIWRLFHDEEVRVVPGPVPTRGCRCTLAHIKDVLSSFPPEERAEMAGDDGRIKVDCAFCARVFAVDV; encoded by the coding sequence ATGACACCCGCTCCCATCCCCGAAGGCGTCGCTCCCGTCGCCGACCGCGTGCTCGGCTTCTCGGTCGGCGCGCGCAATGTCCGCGGTCGCGTCGTCCGGCTCGACGCGGCGCTCAACGCGGTTCTCGCCGCGCATGATTATCCCGCGCCGCTGGCGACCGTGCTCGGCGAGGCGCTCGTCCTCACCGCGCTCCTCGGCGCGACGCTGCGCGAGGACGAGGGGCAGCTGACCCTGCAGGCGCAGAGCAAGGGCGGCCCGGTCGACCTGCTCGTCTGCGATTATCGCGCGGGCGCGGTGCGCGGCTACCTCCGCCACGACGGCAGCAACGTCGAACCGGGCCTCGATCTGCACGCGCTGTTCGGCGAGGGCCACCTTGCGATCACCCTCGACCCGACCGCCGCCGCCGAGCGCTATCAGGGAATCGTCCCGCTCGAAGGCGCGTCGCTCGCCGAGGCCGCCGAGGGCTATTTCGCCAACTCCGAGCAATTGCCGACGCTGATCCGCCTCGCGGTGCGCTGGGATGCGACGACCGGCTGGGTCGGCGGCGGGCTGCTGGTCCAGCACCTCGCGCGGAGCGAGATCGGCGGCGAGCGGCTGTCGATCGCCGACATGAACCCTGACTGGCAGCACGTCCTCGCGCTCGCCTCGACGATGAGCGACGACGAGCTGACCGATCTGTCGCTCAGCGAGGAAACGCTGATCTGGCGGCTGTTCCACGACGAGGAGGTCCGCGTCGTCCCCGGACCGGTCCCGACCCGCGGCTGCCGCTGCACCCTCGCGCATATCAAGGACGTGCTGAGCAGCTTTCCGCCCGAGGAGCGCGCCGAGATGGCGGGCGACGACGGCCGCATCAAGGTCGATTGTGCGTTCTGCGCGCGGGTCTTCGCGGTGGACGTGTGA
- the queC gene encoding 7-cyano-7-deazaguanine synthase QueC, with the protein MRAGLRGGRVSKLAVVLLSGGLDSTTVAAIAREAGYRILALTIDYNQRHRIELDHAARVAAAIGVEKHIVLPLDLRGFGGSALTADIDVPKGGVEPGIPVTYVPARNTIFLSVALGWAEAAGAKDLFIGVNALDYSGYPDCRPAFIAAFEAMANVATRDGGFTVHTPLSAMTKADIVREGARLGVDFGMTWSCYDPSPEGRPCGVCDSCRLRAKGFAEAGSIDPAL; encoded by the coding sequence CTGCGCGCGGGTCTTCGCGGTGGACGTGTGAGCAAGCTCGCGGTTGTCCTGCTGTCGGGCGGACTCGACTCGACGACCGTTGCAGCGATCGCGCGCGAGGCGGGCTACCGCATCCTCGCGCTGACGATCGACTATAACCAGCGCCACCGGATCGAGCTCGACCATGCCGCGCGAGTCGCCGCCGCGATCGGGGTCGAGAAGCATATCGTCCTGCCGCTCGACCTGCGCGGTTTCGGCGGGTCGGCGCTAACTGCCGACATCGACGTGCCGAAGGGCGGGGTCGAGCCGGGGATTCCGGTGACGTACGTGCCTGCGCGGAACACGATTTTCCTGTCGGTCGCGCTCGGCTGGGCCGAGGCGGCGGGGGCGAAGGACCTGTTCATCGGGGTCAACGCGCTTGACTATTCGGGCTATCCCGACTGCCGCCCGGCTTTCATCGCGGCGTTCGAGGCGATGGCGAACGTCGCGACCCGCGACGGCGGCTTCACCGTCCACACCCCGCTCAGCGCGATGACAAAGGCCGATATCGTCCGCGAGGGCGCGCGGCTCGGGGTCGACTTCGGCATGACGTGGAGCTGCTACGACCCGTCGCCGGAGGGCCGCCCATGCGGCGTCTGCGACTCGTGCCGCCTGCGCGCGAAGGGTTTTGCCGAGGCGGGGTCGATCGACCCGGCGTTGTGA
- a CDS encoding TonB-dependent receptor: MRLLFSAAVVAFAVPAGAQITATAPSSAVPQATTSADIVVSADRDAATSTIDRKAYAVQRDLGAAAGSIADVLRNVPSVDVDAAGNVSLRGDTNVQVLIDGKPSAQMSPSTRADALQSLPASGIESIEVITNPSARYKADGSGGIINIITKKNRKPGKSGTATANIGSDARFGLGATAAYHRDKLDLNGALTVKRTVPDYLLTDQRTDIDPVTGAGTGSSQERRYRGHRTAKIATIGVGYAVSPADQLSGNFTYNDRAGTLRRDEHDRLFDPGGALASDFDRDSIGTEHDVATDASATYKHSFAGKGHSLSIDLRYSGEAENQSSRFTNIYRLPLLPTTSDQRRPRSNQREREVTVEYDRPMAAGAKLVLGYDFEREDDAFDTHGDLVDVATGAVMPDPTQTSRFVYARDIHSLYGTYERVFAEKLTALVGVRVEATSAVGTQVTNAEVDRTNYVTAYPTIHLDYALSDVKTLRLSYSHRIVRPDPGELDPYPLFNNPLDQHVGNPALKPQETDAVEGTFAFAPHGVSIELTPYYRRTTNLFTQVVRFITPTQLQTTQANLGTSTKAGVDFSANGKLGKLLSYGVSGTLFHDTIDAANLGIAGTRQITSVTAKANLDYQATPKDMIQLNVTFKGKRLLPQGYRLPNTRVDLGFRHQLKPGLSVVATLSDVFDSAKDPQVYDTPLLHEAITGRYSVRAATIALSWAFGGGPKKAAKIDYQD; encoded by the coding sequence ATGCGCTTACTTTTTTCCGCGGCGGTCGTTGCCTTCGCAGTCCCCGCCGGCGCCCAGATCACCGCCACCGCGCCTTCGAGCGCGGTGCCCCAAGCCACGACATCCGCGGACATCGTCGTCTCCGCCGACCGCGACGCGGCGACGTCGACGATCGACCGCAAGGCGTACGCGGTCCAGCGCGACCTCGGCGCGGCAGCGGGATCGATCGCGGATGTGCTGCGCAACGTGCCGTCGGTCGATGTCGATGCGGCCGGCAACGTCAGCCTGCGCGGCGACACCAATGTCCAGGTCCTGATCGACGGCAAACCGTCGGCGCAGATGTCGCCGTCGACCCGCGCCGACGCGCTGCAATCGCTGCCGGCGAGCGGGATCGAGAGCATCGAGGTCATCACCAACCCATCGGCGCGGTACAAGGCCGACGGGTCGGGCGGGATCATCAACATCATCACGAAGAAGAACCGCAAGCCGGGCAAATCGGGAACCGCGACCGCGAACATCGGCAGCGACGCCCGCTTCGGCCTCGGCGCGACGGCGGCATACCACCGGGACAAGCTCGATCTCAACGGCGCGCTGACGGTGAAGCGCACGGTCCCCGATTACCTGCTGACCGACCAGCGGACCGACATCGACCCGGTGACCGGCGCGGGGACGGGGAGCAGCCAGGAACGGCGGTACCGCGGCCACCGGACCGCGAAGATCGCGACGATCGGGGTGGGTTATGCCGTGTCGCCGGCCGACCAGCTGAGCGGCAATTTCACCTACAACGACCGCGCGGGCACGCTGCGCCGCGACGAACACGACCGGTTGTTCGACCCGGGCGGCGCGCTGGCCAGCGACTTCGACCGCGACAGCATCGGCACCGAACACGATGTCGCGACCGACGCGTCGGCGACGTACAAACACAGCTTCGCCGGCAAGGGCCATAGCCTGAGCATCGACCTGCGCTACAGCGGCGAGGCCGAGAATCAATCGAGCCGCTTCACCAACATCTACCGCCTGCCGCTGCTGCCGACGACGAGCGACCAGCGCCGGCCGCGGTCGAACCAGCGCGAGCGCGAGGTCACCGTCGAATACGACCGGCCGATGGCGGCGGGGGCGAAGCTGGTGCTCGGCTACGACTTCGAGCGCGAGGACGACGCCTTCGACACCCACGGCGACCTCGTCGACGTGGCGACTGGGGCGGTGATGCCCGACCCGACCCAGACGAGCCGCTTCGTCTACGCGCGCGACATTCATTCGTTATACGGGACCTACGAACGCGTCTTCGCCGAGAAGCTGACCGCGCTCGTCGGCGTCAGGGTCGAAGCGACGTCGGCGGTCGGCACCCAGGTAACCAACGCCGAGGTCGACCGGACCAATTACGTCACTGCCTATCCGACGATCCACCTCGACTATGCGCTGTCGGACGTGAAGACGCTGCGGCTTAGCTACAGCCACCGGATCGTCCGGCCCGACCCCGGCGAACTCGACCCGTACCCTTTATTCAACAATCCGCTCGACCAGCACGTCGGCAATCCCGCGCTCAAGCCGCAGGAGACCGACGCGGTCGAGGGGACCTTCGCCTTTGCCCCGCACGGTGTATCGATCGAGCTCACTCCCTATTACCGGCGGACGACCAACCTGTTTACCCAGGTCGTCCGCTTCATCACCCCGACGCAGCTGCAGACGACGCAGGCGAACCTTGGCACGTCGACCAAGGCAGGGGTCGATTTCTCGGCGAACGGCAAGCTCGGCAAGTTACTGTCGTACGGGGTCAGCGGCACGCTGTTCCACGACACGATCGACGCCGCCAATCTCGGCATCGCCGGTACCCGGCAGATCACCAGTGTCACCGCCAAGGCCAACCTCGACTATCAGGCCACGCCAAAGGACATGATCCAGCTCAACGTCACCTTCAAGGGCAAGCGGCTCCTGCCGCAGGGCTACCGCTTGCCGAACACGCGCGTCGACCTTGGTTTCAGGCATCAGTTGAAGCCTGGGCTGTCGGTCGTGGCGACGCTGTCGGACGTCTTCGATTCGGCGAAGGACCCGCAGGTATACGACACCCCCCTGCTCCATGAGGCGATCACCGGGCGCTATTCGGTCCGCGCGGCGACGATCGCTTTGTCTTGGGCATTCGGCGGCGGCCCAAAGAAAGCGGCGAAGATCGACTATCAGGACTGA
- a CDS encoding aspartate aminotransferase family protein — protein sequence MSMTSTMNPVMPVYGRCEVEPVRGEGCYLYDAGGNRWLDFAAGIAVNALGHGHPHLTKTIQDQAATLIHVSNLYKVPGQQAVAQRLVDLTFADTMFFTNSGAEAFECAVKTARRCQFVLGHPEKFRIITFAQAFHGRTMAGISATDSDKMRGGFEPLPDWFTVLPFDDIAAVREFMAGPLAEQVGGFMVEPIQGEGGVRPASVEFLQTLRDLADEHGALLIFDEVQCGVARTGQLFAYQHFGVTPDIMAIAKGIGGGFPVGACLATEHAAQGMVVGTHGSTYGGNPLAMAACGAVLDVVATPEFLENVRRMGDRLRQAIEQMIPNHDDLFESVRGVGLMLGIKMKSDSRAFVNHARSYGVLTVAAADNVVRVLPPLIIDESHVREFVERLSDAARDYAPAKAA from the coding sequence ATGTCGATGACGAGCACGATGAACCCCGTGATGCCGGTCTACGGCCGTTGCGAAGTCGAACCGGTTCGCGGCGAAGGCTGCTACCTGTACGACGCGGGCGGGAACCGCTGGCTCGACTTCGCCGCCGGGATCGCGGTCAACGCGCTCGGCCATGGCCATCCGCACCTGACCAAGACGATCCAGGATCAGGCGGCGACGCTGATACACGTGTCGAACCTGTACAAGGTTCCGGGGCAGCAGGCGGTGGCGCAGCGCCTCGTCGACCTGACCTTCGCCGACACGATGTTCTTCACCAATTCGGGTGCAGAAGCATTCGAGTGCGCGGTCAAGACCGCACGTCGCTGCCAGTTCGTCCTCGGCCACCCCGAGAAGTTCCGCATCATCACCTTCGCCCAGGCGTTCCACGGCCGGACGATGGCGGGGATCTCGGCGACCGATTCGGACAAGATGCGCGGCGGTTTCGAACCGCTCCCCGACTGGTTCACCGTCCTGCCGTTCGACGATATCGCCGCGGTCCGCGAGTTCATGGCCGGACCGCTGGCGGAACAGGTCGGCGGCTTCATGGTCGAGCCGATCCAGGGCGAAGGCGGCGTCCGCCCGGCGTCGGTCGAGTTTCTCCAGACGCTGCGCGACCTCGCCGACGAGCATGGCGCGCTGCTGATCTTCGACGAGGTCCAGTGCGGCGTCGCGCGGACCGGGCAGCTGTTCGCCTACCAGCATTTCGGCGTCACCCCCGACATCATGGCGATCGCCAAGGGCATCGGCGGCGGTTTCCCGGTCGGCGCTTGCCTCGCCACCGAACATGCCGCGCAGGGCATGGTCGTCGGCACGCATGGCTCGACCTATGGCGGCAATCCGCTGGCGATGGCGGCGTGCGGCGCGGTGCTCGATGTCGTTGCGACGCCCGAGTTCCTCGAGAATGTCCGCCGCATGGGCGACCGGCTGCGGCAGGCGATCGAGCAGATGATCCCCAACCACGACGACCTGTTCGAGAGCGTACGTGGCGTCGGGTTGATGCTCGGCATCAAGATGAAGTCCGACAGCCGCGCCTTCGTCAATCACGCGCGCAGCTACGGCGTCCTGACCGTCGCCGCCGCCGACAATGTCGTGCGCGTCCTGCCGCCGCTGATCATCGACGAGAGCCACGTCCGCGAATTCGTCGAGCGCCTGTCCGACGCCGCACGCGACTACGCCCCGGCGAAGGCGGCGTGA
- the argF gene encoding ornithine carbamoyltransferase, translated as MMRHFIDLATAGKDGLRTILDEAHRRKAARAGLPKGAPDADAPLAGHVLAAIFEKPSTRTRFSFDVGMRQLGGSTIVVGANDMQLGRGETVADTARVLSRMVDAIVLRCATHATIEELGEVATIPVINGLTDLTHPCQAMADMMTVEERLGRPVDDTCWAWVGDGNNMAHSLIEAASVMGFDLNLGVPHGYDPDPAVVAMAEARGGNIDILHNALQAVEGVSVVATDTWVSMGQTAEKDKMAAMAPFQVTPALMAAADKQAVFLHCLPVHRGEEVTADVIDGPQSAVWDEAENRLHVQKAIVLWCLGKIG; from the coding sequence CTGATGCGCCACTTCATCGACCTCGCGACGGCGGGCAAGGACGGGCTGCGCACGATCCTCGACGAGGCGCACCGCCGCAAGGCCGCGCGCGCCGGGCTGCCCAAGGGTGCGCCCGATGCCGATGCGCCGCTCGCCGGGCATGTCCTTGCGGCGATCTTCGAGAAGCCGTCGACGCGGACACGGTTCTCGTTCGACGTCGGGATGCGCCAGCTCGGCGGGTCGACGATCGTCGTCGGGGCCAACGACATGCAGCTCGGACGCGGCGAGACCGTCGCAGATACCGCGCGCGTCCTGTCGCGGATGGTCGACGCGATCGTCCTGCGCTGCGCGACCCACGCGACGATCGAGGAGCTCGGCGAGGTCGCGACGATCCCGGTGATCAACGGCCTGACCGACCTGACCCACCCATGCCAGGCGATGGCCGACATGATGACCGTCGAAGAACGCCTCGGCCGCCCGGTCGACGACACCTGCTGGGCGTGGGTCGGCGACGGCAACAACATGGCGCATTCGCTGATCGAAGCAGCGAGCGTGATGGGCTTCGACCTCAACCTCGGCGTGCCGCACGGCTACGATCCCGACCCGGCGGTGGTGGCGATGGCCGAGGCGCGCGGCGGCAACATCGATATCCTCCACAACGCCCTGCAGGCGGTCGAGGGTGTCAGCGTCGTCGCCACCGACACGTGGGTGTCGATGGGCCAGACAGCGGAGAAGGACAAAATGGCGGCGATGGCCCCGTTCCAGGTCACGCCGGCGCTGATGGCCGCCGCCGACAAACAAGCGGTCTTCCTCCACTGCCTCCCCGTCCACCGCGGCGAGGAAGTCACCGCCGACGTCATCGACGGTCCGCAATCGGCGGTCTGGGACGAGGCGGAGAACCGGCTCCACGTCCAGAAGGCGATCGTGCTGTGGTGCCTCGGCAAGATCGGATGA
- the metX gene encoding homoserine O-acetyltransferase MetX: protein MLATDQRFGLDRRIRLPGTFQLESGATLDGVEVGYETYGALDADGGNAILICHALTGNQHVAGVDPKTGRPGWWERMVGPGRPIDPARHFIVATNVLGGCSGSSGPASIDPATGAPFGMTFPVITIRDMVRAQAALLDHLGVVTLAAVVGGSMGGMQALDWAVAYPDRVRAVVAIATAARHSAQNIAYHEVGRQAIMADPNWRGGAYHAGPPPAAGLAVARMAAHITYLSEEGLTAKFGRALQDRSEVSFGFDADFQVESYLRHQGLSFVERFDANSYLYITRATDYFDLAAPHDGRLAAAFAGTKTRFAVISFTSDWLYPTAEARRIVRALNAANARVSFVELDSPHGHDAFLLDTPAMNRVVDGFLRAGE from the coding sequence ATGCTCGCCACCGACCAGCGTTTCGGCCTCGACCGTCGCATCCGGCTCCCCGGGACGTTCCAGCTCGAATCGGGCGCTACCCTCGACGGCGTCGAGGTCGGCTACGAAACCTACGGGGCGCTCGATGCCGACGGCGGGAATGCGATCCTGATCTGCCATGCGCTGACCGGCAACCAGCACGTCGCCGGGGTCGATCCGAAGACCGGGCGGCCGGGCTGGTGGGAGCGGATGGTCGGCCCGGGGCGGCCGATCGACCCGGCGCGCCATTTCATCGTGGCGACCAACGTGCTGGGCGGCTGCTCGGGATCGAGCGGCCCGGCGAGCATCGATCCTGCGACCGGTGCGCCCTTCGGCATGACGTTCCCCGTCATCACGATCCGCGACATGGTCCGCGCGCAGGCGGCGCTGCTCGACCATCTCGGCGTCGTCACGCTCGCTGCGGTCGTCGGGGGATCGATGGGCGGGATGCAGGCGCTCGACTGGGCGGTCGCCTACCCCGACCGCGTCCGTGCGGTGGTCGCGATCGCCACCGCGGCGCGGCATTCGGCGCAGAACATCGCGTATCACGAGGTCGGACGGCAGGCGATCATGGCCGACCCCAACTGGCGCGGCGGTGCCTACCACGCCGGGCCGCCCCCCGCGGCCGGGCTCGCAGTCGCGCGGATGGCGGCGCACATCACGTATCTGTCGGAGGAGGGGCTGACCGCGAAGTTCGGGCGTGCGCTGCAGGACCGGTCGGAGGTGTCGTTCGGCTTCGACGCCGATTTCCAGGTCGAATCGTACCTGCGCCACCAGGGCCTGAGTTTCGTCGAGCGGTTCGACGCCAACTCGTATCTCTACATCACCCGCGCGACCGATTATTTCGACCTCGCCGCGCCGCACGACGGGCGGCTGGCAGCGGCGTTCGCGGGGACGAAGACGCGCTTCGCGGTCATCTCGTTCACCAGCGACTGGCTCTACCCGACCGCCGAGGCCCGGCGGATCGTCCGCGCGCTTAACGCCGCCAACGCCCGCGTCAGCTTCGTCGAGCTCGACTCGCCCCACGGCCACGACGCCTTCCTCCTCGACACCCCGGCCATGAACCGCGTCGTCGACGGCTTCCTGCGGGCCGGCGAATGA
- a CDS encoding NAD(P)H-binding protein: MANSPHRVLVLGATGTIGRATVRALVARGCEVVALVRRRDTTSQPDGVVLRIGSVTEPGSVARDGICGERFDAIVSCLASRTGVPHDAWAVDHRANLDALAAAQAAGIAHFVLLSAICVQKPLLAFQHAKLAFETALIRSGLRWSIVRPTAFFKSLSGQVERVRAGKPYLMFGDGTLTACKPIGDDDLGQFIAGCLDDPARWDRILPIGGPREAITPRAQGEALFALLGRPPRYSRVPVALLDTIIAVLGVAGRVVPALAAKAELARIGRYYATESMLVLDPLTGRYDAAATPSTGTATLFDHYARLISGEVVDDRGDHAVF; this comes from the coding sequence GTGGCTAATTCGCCACACCGCGTTCTCGTGCTCGGCGCGACGGGAACGATCGGGCGTGCGACGGTCCGAGCGCTGGTTGCGCGCGGGTGCGAAGTGGTGGCCCTCGTCCGTCGTCGCGACACCACGTCGCAGCCCGATGGTGTAGTCCTTCGGATCGGCAGCGTGACCGAGCCGGGGTCGGTTGCGCGTGACGGCATCTGCGGCGAGCGATTCGACGCCATCGTGTCGTGTCTCGCGTCGCGAACCGGGGTGCCGCATGATGCTTGGGCGGTCGACCATCGCGCCAATCTCGATGCGCTCGCTGCGGCGCAGGCGGCGGGGATCGCGCATTTCGTCCTGCTATCGGCGATCTGCGTGCAGAAGCCGCTCCTCGCCTTCCAGCACGCCAAGCTCGCGTTCGAGACGGCGTTGATCCGCTCGGGGTTGCGCTGGTCGATCGTCCGGCCGACCGCATTCTTCAAGTCGCTGTCGGGGCAGGTCGAGCGGGTGCGTGCGGGCAAGCCGTACCTGATGTTCGGCGACGGCACTCTGACCGCGTGCAAGCCGATCGGCGACGACGATCTTGGCCAGTTCATTGCCGGGTGCCTCGACGATCCCGCCCGGTGGGACCGTATCCTGCCGATCGGCGGGCCGAGGGAGGCGATCACCCCCAGAGCGCAAGGCGAGGCGCTGTTCGCCTTGCTCGGGCGGCCGCCGCGCTACAGCCGGGTGCCGGTGGCGCTGCTCGACACGATCATCGCGGTCCTCGGCGTGGCCGGCCGCGTCGTCCCCGCGCTCGCCGCCAAGGCCGAGCTCGCGCGGATCGGGCGTTACTATGCGACCGAATCGATGCTCGTTCTCGATCCCCTGACCGGGCGCTACGACGCCGCCGCGACGCCGTCGACCGGCACCGCGACGCTGTTCGATCACTACGCCCGGCTGATCTCGGGCGAGGTCGTCGACGATCGCGGCGACCACGCGGTGTTCTGA
- a CDS encoding GNAT family N-acetyltransferase, protein MIELSDDKARLDIGRIHGWLASSYWSPGIARGLVERAIAGSHCLGAYAEGGQVGFARVITDYATFAWIADVWVDDSVRGQGLGRSLTRWFVEHPDFAGIRRFGLVTKDAHGVYAEVGFAPLARPDRFMERMSPEYAMLLASQS, encoded by the coding sequence ATGATCGAGCTGTCCGACGACAAGGCACGGCTCGACATCGGGCGCATCCACGGCTGGCTCGCGTCGAGCTATTGGTCGCCGGGGATCGCGCGCGGTCTCGTCGAGCGCGCCATCGCCGGATCGCATTGCCTTGGCGCCTATGCCGAAGGGGGGCAGGTCGGCTTCGCCCGCGTCATCACCGACTATGCGACCTTCGCGTGGATCGCCGACGTCTGGGTCGACGACAGCGTTCGCGGGCAGGGATTGGGGCGGAGCTTGACGCGCTGGTTCGTCGAACATCCCGACTTCGCCGGGATCCGACGCTTCGGCCTTGTTACCAAAGACGCGCACGGGGTTTACGCCGAGGTCGGCTTCGCACCGCTCGCGCGGCCTGACCGCTTCATGGAGCGGATGTCGCCCGAATACGCGATGCT
- the hisC gene encoding histidinol-phosphate transaminase, which yields MNAPIVKPWIDAIHAYVPGKAKLGGFAEPVKLSSNENPLGPSPKAIAAMAATAGHAHRYPDPASVALREAIAARYGLDAGRIVCGTGSDELLQLLATAYCGQGDEIVHDVHGFSLYPIAARRSGAEPVAAGDTDYTTDVDKILASVTPATRLVFVANPNNPTGTMIGRAELHRLHAGLRPDILLVIDGAYAEYVEDPDYEDGFAMARDLPNVVTTRTFSKIYGLAAERIGWAYGPQAVIDVLNKVRAPFNVPAAGGAGAVAAIGDSDWVDASRVHNKQWRHWLAGEIAALGNAGLRAVPSAANFILVTFPAEGPITAEAANAALMIDGILVRWLPGQGLPNALRITIGTEAETRAVAASLRRFVETAA from the coding sequence ATGAATGCACCCATCGTCAAACCGTGGATCGACGCGATCCACGCCTATGTCCCCGGCAAGGCCAAGCTCGGCGGCTTCGCCGAGCCGGTCAAGCTGTCGTCGAACGAGAACCCGCTCGGGCCGTCGCCCAAGGCGATCGCGGCAATGGCGGCAACGGCGGGGCACGCGCACCGCTATCCCGATCCGGCGTCGGTTGCGCTGCGTGAGGCGATCGCCGCGCGCTACGGCCTCGACGCGGGGCGGATCGTCTGCGGGACCGGGTCGGACGAGCTGCTCCAGCTTCTCGCCACCGCGTACTGCGGGCAGGGCGACGAGATCGTCCACGACGTCCACGGCTTCTCGCTCTACCCGATTGCCGCACGCCGGTCGGGGGCTGAGCCGGTCGCGGCGGGCGATACCGACTACACCACCGACGTCGACAAGATCCTCGCAAGCGTCACCCCGGCGACGCGGCTGGTATTCGTCGCCAATCCGAACAACCCGACCGGCACGATGATCGGCCGCGCCGAGCTGCACCGCCTCCACGCCGGGCTACGCCCCGACATCCTCCTCGTCATCGACGGGGCGTACGCCGAATATGTCGAGGACCCCGATTACGAGGACGGCTTCGCGATGGCGCGCGACCTGCCCAACGTCGTGACGACACGAACCTTCTCGAAGATCTACGGCCTCGCCGCCGAACGGATCGGCTGGGCGTACGGGCCGCAGGCGGTGATCGACGTGCTCAACAAGGTCCGCGCCCCGTTCAACGTCCCCGCCGCCGGGGGCGCGGGAGCCGTCGCGGCGATCGGTGACAGCGACTGGGTCGACGCCTCGCGGGTCCACAACAAGCAGTGGCGTCACTGGCTCGCAGGCGAGATCGCGGCGCTCGGCAACGCCGGACTGCGCGCGGTCCCGTCGGCAGCGAACTTCATCCTCGTTACCTTCCCGGCCGAGGGCCCAATCACAGCCGAGGCCGCCAACGCCGCGCTGATGATCGACGGCATCCTCGTCCGCTGGCTGCCGGGGCAGGGCCTGCCGAATGCGCTCCGCATCACAATCGGCACCGAGGCCGAGACGCGGGCGGTGGCGGCGAGCCTGCGCCGCTTCGTCGAGACGGCGGCGTGA